The sequence CCGGGGCCGCCTGGCCGGGCCGCCGGACCCGTGGCCGCCGCCGGCGCCCCCCCGGGCCGAGCTGCTCGGCTGGTACTCCGACGGCCTGGAGGAGCTGCTGACCGTGCTGGAGGCAACCGACCCCGAGACCCCGGTGTGGACCTTCCGCCGACCCGACCAGACGGCCGGCTTCTGGTACCGGCGCATGGCCCAGGAGACGGCCGTGCACCGGGTCGACGCCCAGAGCGCCCACGGCGACCCCGACCCGGTGCCCGCGGCCCTGGCCGCCGACGGGGTGGCCGAGCTGCTGGACGTGTTCCTGGCCCCGCATGCCGAGGGCTCACCCGTCGGCGGGCGCGGCGAGTCGCTGCACCTGCACGCCACCGACACCGAGGGCGAGTGGCTGCTGCGGCTGCTGCCGGCCGGGGTCGAGGTCGGCCAGGGCCACGCCCAGGGCGACGCCGTCGCCGCCGGCACCGCCTCCGACCTGCTGCTGTTCCTGTGGGGGCGGGCCGACGCCGACCCCCTGGAGCGCTCCGGCGACCCGGCCGTGCTGGCGCGGGTCCGGGAGCTGGCCGCCGCGGCCACGCAGTAGCCGTGGAGCTCCGGGAGGTCGTGCGGCGCCGGCGGATGGTGCGCCGCTTCGACCCCCGTCCCCTGCCCGCCGACGTCCTCGACCGCATCCTGCACAGCGCCACCAGGGCGCCCTCGGCAGGGTTCAGCCAGGGCCTCGACCTGCTGGTCCTGGAGGGGCCGGAGGCGGTCCGCGACTTCTGGCGGGCCACCGCCGACCCTCGCTTCGGCAAGCCCTACAGCACCGCCACCCCGCCCGTGCTGGTCCTTGTCCTCTCCGACAAGCAGGCCTACCTGGACCGCTACGGCGAGCCCGACAAGGCCGGGCTGGGCATGGACACCGAGGCGGGCTGGCCCGTCCCCTACTGGGACATGGACGCGGCCATGGCGGTGATGCTGATGCTGCTGACGGCCGTGGACGAGGGCGTCGGCGCCTGGTGGTTCGGAGTGTTCCACGGCGCCGAGGCGCTCCTGCGCGACCTCGGGGTGCCGCCCGGCCGGCGGCTCGTCGGGGTCGTCGCCCTCGGCTACCCGGCGGCCGACGACCGCCCGGGCGGCTCGGCCCGCACCCGCCCCCGCCGGCCCGTCGACCAGGTCGTCCACCGGGGCCGCTGGCGGCGTTGACACCGGCGGCCCGCCGGGCGTTGCATTCCCGCCATGCCGCCAGACCCCTGCGACCCGCGGACCGCCGCCCCCGGGGCGATCTGCCCGCCGGTGCCCGACCTCCCCGGCGGGCAGGCCACCGTCAGCGGCTTCGCCGAGGTCGACGGCATCCCCGGCGAGTCCACCGTCAAGGGGCACGAGAACGAGATCGACGTCGTCACCCTCCACTGGTGCGTCACCAACCAGACCGACCCCGGTGGTGGCGGCGGTGGCGGCGCCGGCAAGGCGGTGTTCGACGGCGTGGTCATCGGCAAGCACACCGACCTGGCCACCGTCCCGCTGGTCGAGGCGGCCGCCACCGGCCAGCACATCGAGCGGGTGGTGATCACCCTGGAGCGGGGGGCCAAGCCGCCGTTCGCGTTCCTGGTCGTCGAGCTGGAGGACGTGGTCGTCACCCGGGTCAACTCGAGCTGGAACGGCGGCCTGCCGGACGAGGAGGTCGCGTTCGGGTTCGGCCAGATCTGCTGGGAGTACCGCCGCAGCCCCTCGGCCAGCCCGGGCCGGTTCTGCTCCGACCTGCGAGGCGGCCGCCCCACCGGCTGAGCGTCAGCCGCTGAGCTCGTAGACGCGCCAGAACTCGTGCTCGACCGGCAGCACCCGCAGGCTCGGGGCGGTGAAGGTCTCGGCGACCTTCTCGTCGGCCACGACCACCACCCCGCCGTCGGCCGGGGCTGCCGACCCGGCCACCGCGTCGCGGCGCCCGGCCTCGTCGGCCGCGGTGTCGGTGGTCATCGGGCGTGCTCCCTGGCGATACTTACCGCATGCCGCCACCCGACCACCACACCCCCGGCCCGGCGGCCCCGCGGCCGCTCCCGGTGCAGCGGGAGCTGTTCGACATCCCCTCCGACGTCGCCTACTTCAACTGCGCCAGCCTGGCCCCGACGCTGCGGGCCTCCCGGGAGGCGGCCGAGGCGGCGCTGGCCCGGCGGGCCCGGCCGTGGCGGATCTCCAGCGACGACTGGTTCTCCGGCGCCGAGGAGCGCCGGGCCCTGTTCGCCCGGCTGGCCGGCGTCGACCCCGACGGCGTCGCCCTGGTCCCGGCGACCAGCTACGGCCTGGCCGTGGCCGCCGCCAACCTCCCCGCCGGCCCCGGCCGGCGGGTCCTGGTCCTGGCCGACGACTTCCCCTCCAACCGCTACACCTGGCAGCGGTTCGCCGGGCGCACCGGGGCCGCCCTGGTCACCGTGGAGCGGCGCGACGGCCGCACCTGGGGCGAGGCCGTGCTCGAGGAGCTGGACGAGCGGACCGCG comes from Actinomycetota bacterium and encodes:
- a CDS encoding maleylpyruvate isomerase family mycothiol-dependent enzyme; this encodes MHMNDYLEALRDDGVALAEAAGKGLDPAVPACQGWTVADLVLHTGMVHRHKLEIVRGRLAGPPDPWPPPAPPRAELLGWYSDGLEELLTVLEATDPETPVWTFRRPDQTAGFWYRRMAQETAVHRVDAQSAHGDPDPVPAALAADGVAELLDVFLAPHAEGSPVGGRGESLHLHATDTEGEWLLRLLPAGVEVGQGHAQGDAVAAGTASDLLLFLWGRADADPLERSGDPAVLARVRELAAAATQ
- a CDS encoding nitroreductase family protein, with product MELREVVRRRRMVRRFDPRPLPADVLDRILHSATRAPSAGFSQGLDLLVLEGPEAVRDFWRATADPRFGKPYSTATPPVLVLVLSDKQAYLDRYGEPDKAGLGMDTEAGWPVPYWDMDAAMAVMLMLLTAVDEGVGAWWFGVFHGAEALLRDLGVPPGRRLVGVVALGYPAADDRPGGSARTRPRRPVDQVVHRGRWRR
- a CDS encoding type VI secretion system tube protein Hcp, with the translated sequence MPPDPCDPRTAAPGAICPPVPDLPGGQATVSGFAEVDGIPGESTVKGHENEIDVVTLHWCVTNQTDPGGGGGGGAGKAVFDGVVIGKHTDLATVPLVEAAATGQHIERVVITLERGAKPPFAFLVVELEDVVVTRVNSSWNGGLPDEEVAFGFGQICWEYRRSPSASPGRFCSDLRGGRPTG